From a single Candidatus Poribacteria bacterium genomic region:
- a CDS encoding putative DNA binding domain-containing protein, whose translation MTQEELEKLLQEGESEVVEFKENLDNEALETISAFANTKGGMLLIGVRDDGTVKGITLGKETLRDWANRIAQATHMNPQISMVDYKGEAIVLIRVLESPMKPVPCRGRYFKRVGKSTRRMTEEDLTRAVLDKVGMTWDEVVEPRATLDDLDPEQLKRFRALCNQKERRPIPPNEDDRTVLEKLGLLREGELLRAAVLLFGKDPQRFYPSARVKIGRFRSPTLIVDDRLIGGTLFDQVENTMLYFRERLQTRFEFVGEPAREVIWEYPLEALREAITNAVCHRDYLDTGHIQVWWYDDRIVFFNPGGLPPPLSVEQLKGPHPSKPRNRKIAEIFYYAGLIEQWGRGIQKILDECADANLPEPEFEERMGGLWLTFRQDILTEDHLRSLGLNERQIKAVLYVKEKGSITNREYRQVNSVSNKTAYLELNDLVQRGLLVQEGTGKSLRYALSKSNAKVTER comes from the coding sequence ATGACTCAGGAGGAGCTGGAGAAATTACTTCAGGAAGGCGAATCGGAGGTGGTGGAGTTTAAGGAGAACCTGGATAATGAAGCCCTGGAGACCATCTCCGCCTTCGCCAACACAAAGGGAGGCATGTTGCTCATCGGTGTGCGCGACGACGGAACGGTGAAAGGCATCACGCTGGGCAAGGAGACTCTGCGTGACTGGGCTAACAGGATCGCCCAGGCAACCCATATGAACCCACAGATAAGCATGGTGGATTATAAGGGTGAGGCGATCGTGCTCATCCGCGTGCTTGAGAGCCCGATGAAACCGGTGCCGTGTCGCGGGCGATACTTCAAACGAGTAGGTAAAAGCACCCGACGGATGACCGAGGAGGACCTGACGAGGGCGGTTTTGGATAAAGTCGGTATGACCTGGGACGAGGTGGTGGAGCCGAGAGCTACGCTCGATGACCTGGACCCTGAACAACTGAAGCGCTTCCGCGCCCTGTGCAATCAAAAGGAACGCCGTCCAATCCCACCCAACGAGGATGACCGCACAGTGCTGGAGAAACTGGGTTTGTTACGGGAAGGGGAACTGCTTCGGGCGGCGGTGCTGCTGTTCGGCAAAGATCCCCAGCGTTTCTATCCCTCAGCCAGGGTTAAAATCGGACGCTTTCGTTCGCCGACTCTCATCGTAGATGATCGCCTCATTGGAGGCACCCTGTTCGATCAGGTGGAAAACACAATGCTTTACTTCCGGGAGCGGCTTCAGACCCGCTTCGAGTTTGTGGGTGAGCCTGCGCGGGAGGTCATCTGGGAGTATCCGCTGGAAGCTCTGCGGGAAGCCATCACCAACGCGGTCTGCCATCGCGACTACCTGGATACCGGGCACATCCAGGTGTGGTGGTATGACGACCGCATCGTGTTCTTCAACCCCGGTGGCCTTCCACCCCCATTGAGTGTGGAGCAACTTAAGGGGCCTCATCCTTCCAAACCGCGCAACCGTAAGATCGCCGAGATATTCTACTACGCGGGCCTGATCGAGCAATGGGGTCGTGGCATCCAGAAGATCCTGGACGAGTGTGCGGATGCCAATTTGCCCGAACCCGAATTTGAGGAGCGCATGGGTGGTCTGTGGCTCACCTTCCGCCAGGACATCCTGACCGAAGACCACCTGCGCTCACTGGGGCTGAACGAGCGGCAGATTAAGGCGGTGCTTTACGTTAAGGAAAAAGGTAGTATCACCAATCGCGAGTATCGTCAGGTAAACAGCGTTTCCAATAAGACGGCCTATCTGGAACTGAACGATCTAGTCCAGCGAGGTCTTCTAGTGCAAGAGGGCACAGGCAAATCTTTACGCTATGCGTTGTCCAAAAGTAACGCAAAGGTAACGGAAAGGTAA
- a CDS encoding dual specificity protein phosphatase family protein, protein MRQPKWVKKGLLARSNRPGYPDRDVSLETVDEWIDRVKEMGIKSIICLLTDEQLEYYAGVPGGLIERYRQRGLTVKHIPITDPAHDPQGWRELEESLDLIYRAFECLPKPVLVHCSAGIDRTGEAIRYIMERSGVKPPRNTKGR, encoded by the coding sequence ATGAGGCAACCAAAGTGGGTTAAAAAGGGCCTATTGGCCCGGTCAAATCGTCCCGGATATCCGGACAGGGATGTATCGCTTGAAACGGTGGACGAGTGGATAGACCGCGTCAAGGAGATGGGTATAAAGAGCATCATCTGCCTGCTGACCGATGAACAACTGGAATACTATGCCGGGGTCCCAGGCGGATTGATCGAGCGATATCGCCAGCGAGGCTTGACGGTGAAACACATTCCCATCACTGACCCTGCCCATGACCCACAAGGGTGGCGGGAACTGGAGGAGAGCCTTGATCTCATTTACCGGGCGTTCGAGTGTTTGCCTAAACCTGTCCTCGTTCATTGTAGCGCTGGTATAGATCGGACGGGTGAAGCTATAAGGTATATCATGGAGAGATCAGGTGTGAAGCCTCCAAGGAATACAAAAGGCAGGTGA